The following proteins come from a genomic window of Hoplias malabaricus isolate fHopMal1 chromosome 15, fHopMal1.hap1, whole genome shotgun sequence:
- the usp28 gene encoding ubiquitin carboxyl-terminal hydrolase 28 — protein MKVEQDCEHEENSANLNEMLLNQLREITGIQDLEVLQSALQASQGDISHAVGLLTTQSPEEEQAPEQPSADQHTEASNGHHNPAKDDLQAAIELSLQESQQAQAEERELHRALEVSAEENAARVKRKRSEASGESCSPADWIRQEGWPVGIRNVGNTCWFSAVIQSLFHLPVFRRLVLNYCLSERVLEKCKSHSEKRNIAFMQELRCLFALMVGSNRRFVDPSAAVELLRDAFRTSEAQQDVSEFTHKLLDWLEDAFQLAANGSNPEDKQDNPMVQLFYGTFVAQRLHEDKTVSTIEQFGQYPLQVNGFNNLDECLEGAMVEGEIESVHCDQTVSPGQERWFSKLPPVLTFELSRFEFNQSLGRPEKIHKKLEFPQIIYMDRYLHKNVEQTHGRRGEVKRLKDQLTVLQQKLECYKNYGSGPTKYPLPDMLQYVLEFATTKPTNTSPTATVPAATTVHTESSSQNTSQTEPEDAGSSDGSVCTQTATQRTPIHKPFTQCRPPMDGPLHPAPHSVTEEELHFVRSCLTRWRTEVENNMNELKASIDKVSQALEGMYSDNSLCQVPYRLHAVLVHEGQASAGHYWAYIYDHTQKRWLKYNDVMVTESSWEELVRDSYGGMTNASAYCLMYINDKLPHLILEDTDDETGQALQGMDSLPPILRRYVREDNRWFQQELREWEEQFCQASQEVPPVPSAPDNTNREEPSSEPQHSKPDMTQDLNQEPAQEATKEAVEEPAQEPVQKSEEAAASPVALDSVSPESSEEKKEGVEEIATTSLVQSQQDERQESSQSPVSALHEEQRSVEAESEMADQMVSEQTGPEAVSDLQAEPEGSEEIEAEAASAEGSTPETRQMQPENEVSEVEIPNVGKILVLSDADGYNEEMMLTPAMQGIIFAIARARQVFDSDGPEAGLIKAFHEEYSRLFEISQEETTPQQDPRLQHVLVYFFQNKAPNRIIERTLLEQFGDRNLSFDDRAVSIMREARAKIRLIKPEDMDMEEYMQWHDDYSMFKTVFAYLLTGLEQYQNGKIREALIYLAHAYQDNAALLRSGERKGVDQKLIALYRRKCLKELNQNAAMLFKSGEESDVEEAVTIMNDCVIPCMHLMVRESISQEDMEVIETIRDRWCSYLEQDLDESLQEKLGEFLPRVLDCSADRVVLKEPPKVRKSHHDLCSRLAAVMESIHSTSIVTVK, from the exons ATGAAAGTGGAACAAGATTGTGAACATGAGGAGAATTCCGCAAACCTG aatgAAATGCTGCTTAACCAGCTGAGGGAGATCACTGGCATTCAGGACTTGGAAGTTCTTCAGAGTGCCCTTCAA GCCAGTCAGGGTGACATTAGCCATGCTGTTGGCCTGCTAACCACTCAGAGTCCAGAAGAGGAGCAGGCACCTGAGCAACCCTCTGCAGACCAGCATACAGAAGCCTCCAATGGACACCACA ACCCAGCTAAGGATGACCTACAGGCTGCAATTGAGCTCAGTCTGCAGGAGTCGCAGCAGGCCCAGGCTGAGGAGAGAGAGCTCCACAG AGCTCTGGAGGTCAGCGCTGAGGAGAATGCTGCTCgtgtgaagaggaagaggagcgAGGCCTCCGGAGAGAGCTGTAGTCCTGCAGATTGGATCAGACAGGAGGGCTGGCCTGTGGGCATCCGCAACGTGGGCAACACTTGCTGGTTCAGCGCTGTCATCCAG TCTCTGTTCCATCTGCCGGTGTTCCGCAGACTGGTGCTCAATTACTGCTTGTCTGAGCGCGTGCTGGAGAAATGCAAGAGCCACTCT gaaaaaagaaacataGCTTTCATGCAGGAGTTGCGTTGCCTCTTTGCTCTCATGGTGGGCTCCAACCGCAGGTTTGTAGACCCCTCTGCAGCAGTGGAGCTGCTCAGGGATGCCTTCAGGACCAGTGAGGCCCAACAG GACGTTAGTGAGTTCACACACAAGCTGCTCGACTGGCTGGAGGACGCCTTCCAGCTGGCAGCTAATGGAAg TAATCCAGAAGATAAACAGGACAACCCCATGGTGCAGCTTTTCTACGGAACATTTGTAGCTCAGAGACTTCATGAAG ATAAGACCGTGTCCACCATTGAGCAGTTTGGACAGTACCCACTTCAGGTGAATGGGTTCAACAACTTGGACGAGTGTTTGGAAGGTGCTATGGTGGAGGGAGAGATTGAATCTGTGCACTGTGATCAAACAGTGTCTCCTGGTCAAGAG AGATGGTTCTCAAAGCTACCTCCAGTGTTGACATTTGAACTCTCTAGATTTGAGTTCAATCAGTCTCTTGGACGGCcagaaaaaatacacaaaaaactgGAGTTCCCTCAGATTATTTACATGGACAG ATACCTTCACAAAAATGTTGAACAGACTCATGGAAGAAGAGGAGAGGTGAAGAGGCTCAAGGACCAGTTAACAGTTCtgcagcagaaacttgagtg ctacaaaaacTACGGTTCAGGGCCAACCAAGTACCCTCTACCAGATATGCTGCAGTATGTGCTGGAATTCGCCACCACAAAGCCCACAAACACATCTCCAACTGCGACCGTGCCTGCTGCCACTACTGTGCACACAGAATCCAGCTCACAGAACACCAG CCAAACAGAACCAGAAGATGCAGGCTCATCAGATGGCTCAGTCTGTACACAAACTGCTACACAGAGGACCCCCATACACAAGCCCTTTACACAGTGTAGACCCCCCATGGATGGGCCACTGCACCCGGCCCCCCATAGTGTGACTGAGGAGGAGCTGCACTTTGTCAGGAGCTGCCTGACGCGCTGGAGAACGGAGGTGGAGAACAACATGAACG AGCTGAAGGCCAGCATTGACAAGGTCAGCCAGGCTCTGGAGGGCATGTACTCAGATAACAGTTTGTGTCAG GTGCCCTATAGACTACATGCAGTCCTTGTGCATGAGGGACAGGCGTCTGCTGGACATTACTGGGCTTATATCTATGACCACACACAAAAACGCTGGCTCAAGTACAATGATGTCATGGTGACAGAATCATCATGGGAGGAGCTTGTCCGTGACTCTTACGGAGGCATGACTAATGCCAGTGCTTACTGTCTCATGTACATCAATGACAAACTGCCTCACCTCATATTGG AGGACACAGATGATGAGACAGGACAAGCTTTACAAGGCATGGATTCTCTTCCTCCCATCCTGAGACGCTATGTTCGTGAGGATAACCGCTGGTTCCAGCAGGAGCTGAGGGAATGGGAAGAGCAGTTCTGTCAAGCTTCTCAGGAGGTGCCGCCAGTTCCCTCAGCACCCGATAATACTAACAGAGAAGAGCCCAGCTCAGAGCCGCAGCACTCAAAGCCAGACATGACACAAGATTTAAACCAAGAACCAGCCCAGGAGGCAACAAAAGAAGCAGTCGAGGAGCCAGCACAGGAACCAGTCCAGAAATCAGAAG AGGCTGCTGCCAGTCCAGTAGCTCTTGACTCAGTGTCACCAGAGTCCAGTGAGGAGAAAAAGGAGGGGGTTGAAGAAATAGCCACTACCAGCCTGGTCCAGAGCCAGCAGGACGAGAGGCAAGAGAGCAGTCAG agcccTGTATCAGCATTGCATGAGGAGCAAAGGTCAGTGGAAGCAGAGAGTGAGATGGCAGATCAAATGGTGAGTGAGCAGACAGGACCAGAGGCAGTGTCGGACCTGCAGGCTGAGCCTGAGGGGTCTGAGGAAATAGAGGCAGAGGCCGCGTCTGCAGAGGGCAGCACACCCGAGACCAGACAAATGCAGCCTGAGAATGAAGTGTCTGAAGTGGAGATCCCTAACGTAGGCAAGATCCTGGTGCTGTCAGATGCAGACGGATATAATGAAGAG atGATGCTGACCCCAGCCATGCAAGGCATTATCTTTGCTATAGCCAGAGCCAGACAGGTCTTTGACAGTGATGGCCCTGAGGCAGGGCTTATCAAG GCGTTTCATGAAGAGTACTCCAGGCTGTTTGAGATCTCTCAGGAGGAGACCACGCCACAGCAGGACCCTCGCCTACAGCACGTGTTGGTTTATTTCTTCCAGAACAAAGCGCCCAACCGCATCATTGAGAGGACTTTGCTGGAGCAGTTTGGTGACCGCAATCTGAGCTTTGACGACAG GGCTGTCAGTATCATGAGAGAGGCCAGAGCCAAAATACGTCTCATTAAACCAGAGGACATGGACATGGAGGAGTACATG CAATGGCATGACGACTACAGCATGTTCAAGACTGTGTTTGCCTACCTGCTGACAGGCCTCGAACAGTACCAGAATGGAAA AATTCGGGAAGCCCTGATTTACCTTGCACATGCTTACCAGGACAACGCAGCCCTGCTCAGAAGTGGGGAGAGGAAGGGAGTGGACCAGAAACTTATAgcactttacagaagaaaatgTCTGAAA GAGTTAAATCAGAATGCAGCCATGCTGTTTAAGAGTGGAGAAGAAAGTGATGTTGAAGAGGCAGTGACCATCATGAATGACTGTGTCATCCCCTGCATGCACCTCATGGTCAGAGAAAGCATCAGCCAAGAGGATATGGAAGTCATAGAGACCATCAGAGATCGCTGGTGCTCTTATCTGGAACAGGATTTGGATG aaTCTCTGCAGGAGAAGCTGGGCGAGTTCTTGCCGAGGGTCCTCGACTGTTCAGCTGACAGGGTGGTGCTGAAGGAGCCTCCTAAAGTGAGGAAGTCTCATCACGACCTGTGCAGTCGCCTGGCCGCAGTCATGGAATCCATCCACAGCACATCCATCGTCACTGTGAAGTGA
- the LOC136667962 gene encoding G protein-activated inward rectifier potassium channel 3-like isoform X1, producing MEETTQPIVTAAVMVSTVTCSKMALKECNGVKDHPMRLDHRRNSIPPAQFLTAKHLLAYLPRPTPESTHYSPYPKAGVKSAVASAIQNSQKASVPQSKSFESEALVPVSARRLTYSQLQSHHHHHLHLHHQTPAGQEQSICMYVHPTVQDEVTEEPTKAHRARRSRRLKRLSSKWHSNSSSSDHCPVQVPVEMSRQIFRKQRCKLLGEEQQVCLTTGKQRQRYITKDGKCRVNLGPIEDKCKFLSDIFTTLVDLRYRWFLFVFTMCYIGTWVVFAEIYFLDAWLRDDVNHVKDPDWPRCFENVDSFLSALLLSVESQRTIGYGSRMVTANCIEGALLIMAQSIIGSIIDSLMVGCMFVKISRPQKRAQTLIFSKHCVISERDENLCLLFRIGDLRESHMVDAKIRAKLIKSRQTKEGEFIPLEQSEINLGYDTGGDRLLLVEPQTITHIINDSSPFWEIGAESLKKDKFEIIVILEGIVEASGMTCQARTSYTEDEILWGHRFESCISLEKGAFRVDYSAFDKTFEVQTSPESAKEKAEKKEREIDL from the exons ATG GAAGAAACTACTCAGCCCATAGTTACAGCAGCTGTGATGGTTTCTACTGTCACATGCAGCAAGATGGCTTTAAAGGAATGCAATGGCGTGAAAGATCATCCCATGAGACTAGACCATCGTAGAAACTCCATTCCTCCAGCACAGTTTCTAACTGCCAAGCACCTGCTTGCATACCTTCCACGGCCAACTCCGGAATCTACTCATTACAGCCCGTACCCAAAG GCTGGAGTTAAATCTGCTGTGGCCTCAGCAATACAGAACTCCCAAAAGGCCTCTGTCCCACAGAGTAAGAGCTTTGAGTCGGAGGCCCTGGTGCCGGTGTCAGCACGCCGACTGACCTATTCTCAGCTGcaaagtcatcatcatcatcatcttcatcttcaccaTCAGACTCCTGCTGGCCAAGAGCAGAGCATTTGCATGTACGTCCATCCCACAGTTCAGGATGAGGTTACAGAAGAGCCTACAAAAGCACACCGTGCTCGCCGTAGTCGGCGGCTCAAGCGCCTGAGCTCCAAGTGGCActcaaactccagcagcagtgacCACTGTCCAGTGCAGGTCCCAGTGGAAATGTCTCGTCAGATATTCCGAAAACAAAGGTGCAAACTCTTAGGCGAAGAGCAGCAAGTTTGCCTGACGACAGGCAAGCAAAGACAGCGCTACATTACAAAGGATGGCAAATGCAGGGTCAACCTGGGGCCCATTGAAGACAAATGCAAGTTCCTGTCTGACATCTTCACCACCCTGGTTGATCTGAGATACCGTTGGTTCCTGTTTGTCTTCACCATGTGCTACATTGGCACTTGGGTAGTCTTTGCCGAAATCTATTTCCTGGATGCTTGGCTGAGGGATGACGTGAACCATGTGAAAGACCCAGACTGGCCACGCTGCTTTGAAAATGTTGACAGCTTTTTGTCTGCCCTGCTCTTGTCAGTGGAGAGCCAGAGGACCATTGGCTATGGCTCTAGAATGGTGACCGCCAACTGCATAGAAGGAGCACTACTCATTATGGCACAGTCTATAATTGGCTCCATCATTGATTCTCTCATGGTCGGCTGCATGTTTGTCAAGATATCCCGGCCACAGAAGAGAGCCCAGACTCTGATCTTCAGCAAGCACTGTGTTATATCTGAACGAGATGAGAATCTTTGCTTGCTCTTCCGCATTGGAGACCTCAGAGAGAGTCACATGGTTGATGCCAAGATCAGAGCAAAACTGATCAAATCCAGACAAACTAAAGAAGGGGAGTTCATTCCTCTGGAGCAGTCTGAGATCAACTTGGGGTATGACACTGGAGGAGACCGGCTTCTACTTGTAGAGCCTCAAACAATTACTCACATAATTAACGACAGCAGCCCCTTCTGGGAGATAGGAGCTGAATCTCTGAAGAAAGACAAGTTTGAGATCATTGTCATTCTTGAAGGCATAGTTGAAGCTTCAG GTATGACTTGCCAGGCAAGGACATCTTACACAGAGGATGAGATTCTTTGGGGTCATCGCTTTGAGTCATGCATTTCCTTAGAGAAAGGAGCTTTTCGTGTGGATTACAGTGCATTTGACAAGACATTTGAAGTGCAGACATCCCCTGAAAGTGCTAAAGAAAAGGctgaaaaaaaggagagagaaattgaCCTATAA
- the LOC136667962 gene encoding G protein-activated inward rectifier potassium channel 3-like isoform X2 has translation MVSTVTCSKMALKECNGVKDHPMRLDHRRNSIPPAQFLTAKHLLAYLPRPTPESTHYSPYPKAGVKSAVASAIQNSQKASVPQSKSFESEALVPVSARRLTYSQLQSHHHHHLHLHHQTPAGQEQSICMYVHPTVQDEVTEEPTKAHRARRSRRLKRLSSKWHSNSSSSDHCPVQVPVEMSRQIFRKQRCKLLGEEQQVCLTTGKQRQRYITKDGKCRVNLGPIEDKCKFLSDIFTTLVDLRYRWFLFVFTMCYIGTWVVFAEIYFLDAWLRDDVNHVKDPDWPRCFENVDSFLSALLLSVESQRTIGYGSRMVTANCIEGALLIMAQSIIGSIIDSLMVGCMFVKISRPQKRAQTLIFSKHCVISERDENLCLLFRIGDLRESHMVDAKIRAKLIKSRQTKEGEFIPLEQSEINLGYDTGGDRLLLVEPQTITHIINDSSPFWEIGAESLKKDKFEIIVILEGIVEASGMTCQARTSYTEDEILWGHRFESCISLEKGAFRVDYSAFDKTFEVQTSPESAKEKAEKKEREIDL, from the exons ATGGTTTCTACTGTCACATGCAGCAAGATGGCTTTAAAGGAATGCAATGGCGTGAAAGATCATCCCATGAGACTAGACCATCGTAGAAACTCCATTCCTCCAGCACAGTTTCTAACTGCCAAGCACCTGCTTGCATACCTTCCACGGCCAACTCCGGAATCTACTCATTACAGCCCGTACCCAAAG GCTGGAGTTAAATCTGCTGTGGCCTCAGCAATACAGAACTCCCAAAAGGCCTCTGTCCCACAGAGTAAGAGCTTTGAGTCGGAGGCCCTGGTGCCGGTGTCAGCACGCCGACTGACCTATTCTCAGCTGcaaagtcatcatcatcatcatcttcatcttcaccaTCAGACTCCTGCTGGCCAAGAGCAGAGCATTTGCATGTACGTCCATCCCACAGTTCAGGATGAGGTTACAGAAGAGCCTACAAAAGCACACCGTGCTCGCCGTAGTCGGCGGCTCAAGCGCCTGAGCTCCAAGTGGCActcaaactccagcagcagtgacCACTGTCCAGTGCAGGTCCCAGTGGAAATGTCTCGTCAGATATTCCGAAAACAAAGGTGCAAACTCTTAGGCGAAGAGCAGCAAGTTTGCCTGACGACAGGCAAGCAAAGACAGCGCTACATTACAAAGGATGGCAAATGCAGGGTCAACCTGGGGCCCATTGAAGACAAATGCAAGTTCCTGTCTGACATCTTCACCACCCTGGTTGATCTGAGATACCGTTGGTTCCTGTTTGTCTTCACCATGTGCTACATTGGCACTTGGGTAGTCTTTGCCGAAATCTATTTCCTGGATGCTTGGCTGAGGGATGACGTGAACCATGTGAAAGACCCAGACTGGCCACGCTGCTTTGAAAATGTTGACAGCTTTTTGTCTGCCCTGCTCTTGTCAGTGGAGAGCCAGAGGACCATTGGCTATGGCTCTAGAATGGTGACCGCCAACTGCATAGAAGGAGCACTACTCATTATGGCACAGTCTATAATTGGCTCCATCATTGATTCTCTCATGGTCGGCTGCATGTTTGTCAAGATATCCCGGCCACAGAAGAGAGCCCAGACTCTGATCTTCAGCAAGCACTGTGTTATATCTGAACGAGATGAGAATCTTTGCTTGCTCTTCCGCATTGGAGACCTCAGAGAGAGTCACATGGTTGATGCCAAGATCAGAGCAAAACTGATCAAATCCAGACAAACTAAAGAAGGGGAGTTCATTCCTCTGGAGCAGTCTGAGATCAACTTGGGGTATGACACTGGAGGAGACCGGCTTCTACTTGTAGAGCCTCAAACAATTACTCACATAATTAACGACAGCAGCCCCTTCTGGGAGATAGGAGCTGAATCTCTGAAGAAAGACAAGTTTGAGATCATTGTCATTCTTGAAGGCATAGTTGAAGCTTCAG GTATGACTTGCCAGGCAAGGACATCTTACACAGAGGATGAGATTCTTTGGGGTCATCGCTTTGAGTCATGCATTTCCTTAGAGAAAGGAGCTTTTCGTGTGGATTACAGTGCATTTGACAAGACATTTGAAGTGCAGACATCCCCTGAAAGTGCTAAAGAAAAGGctgaaaaaaaggagagagaaattgaCCTATAA
- the zw10 gene encoding centromere/kinetochore protein zw10 homolog has product MASFVTEVLASSGKLEKDDLASKISKLSRKVEETKEEVSDMINKKYNEFIPSMEAAEELMDQVEAVSKDIDLLKSCIENEVQQNLHEAVTEYAKLKQQLEKNSAVINMLQHLQEFDSSMEEYHKTLQQKKYEEAANELGKARSSVESLKDWKSSELPLLQALNSEIIVQRENLIYHLGEEWKKLAVWKLPPAKEPNGMESFLTTALHLNGGVSKEDKHTPNPPIFSILQALAIQRELHKKIKLFGQVLLKYMLKPLIMYPSLMVEVDEQLDQGTVLSLQSHEKQAEHPEPSEVYTKILIVLKTLYQHLFDTSIGEKKISAVLGDQIWEEMSDCIIHECLLYSIPTNSSQLAAYDTVIKETEDFENQLKEMGYLCGDSTDLLKYARNVNCHFASKKCQDVIVAARKLMTAEMHNTVKISPDFKLAIPKMPSPGGGSREKQEGKRGGQGDQQILKNEKQLAQRMLCLPVCRISESVQQLMELAIKTLSEAVGSSPQCAVQLFYTTRNIFHLFYDVVPTYHKDNLLKFPHLAAIQHNNCMFLAHHLLTLGHQFRPHLPLKDGVAYFVDLVPGFRKLGAQCFVAQMNVQKAEMLERLSTARNFSNLDDEDNYSAASKAVRQVIHQLKRLGKVWQDVLPVNIYCKSMGTLLNTAISELITKIMMLEDISTEDGERLHTLCQTIIEEGPLVFTPLPEENKNKKYQEEVPVYVKKWMTFKELSVVLHASLQEIVDRWAEGKGPLAQEFTSNEMKSLIRALFQNTDRRAVALTKIK; this is encoded by the exons ATGGCTTCGTTTGTGACCGAAGTGCTTGCGAGTTCGGGGAAATTGGAAAAAGATGATCTCGCCTCTAAAATATCCAAACTGTCCCGGAAAGTGGAGGAAACAAAG GAAGAAGTGTCTGACATGATAAATAAGAAATACAATGAGTTTATACCAAGTATGGAGGCAGCTGAAGAACTCATGGACCAAGTGGAAGCTGTGTCTAAAGATATTGATCTCTTGAAAAGTTGTATTGAGAATGAG GTGCAACAGAACCTACATGAGGCTGTTACAGAATATGCCAAGCTCAAGCAGCAGCTGGAGAAAAATTCTGCTGTGATAAACATGCTTCAACATCTACAAGAG TTTGACTCCTCAATGGAGGAGTACCACAAGACCTTACAGCAGAAGAAATACGAGGAAGCAGCCAACGAGCTTGGAAAG GCACGAAGCAGTGTTGAATCTTTGAAAGACTGGAAAAGTTCAGAGTTGCCTTTACTCCAAGCCCTTAACTCAGAGATAATTGTACAGCGAGAGAATCTCATTTACCATCTTGGAGAGGAGTGGAAGAAACTAGCGGTATGGAAACTGCCTCCGGCCAAAG AGCCAAATGGAATGGAGTCTTTCCTGACAACAGCACTTCATTTGAATGGAGGTGTATCTAAGGAAGACAAACATACACCTAATCCTCCTATTTTCAGCATACTCCAAGCCCTTGCCATTCAAAGAGAGCTGCACAAAAAAATCAAACTTTTtg GACAGGTGTTACTAAAATATATGCTGAAGCCTTTGATTATGTACCCGTCTCTGATGGTGGAGGTGGATGAGCAGCTTGATCAGGGAACAGTCTTGAGCCTACAGAGTCATGAGAAACAAGCAGAGCACCCTGAACCTTCTGAGGTCTACACCAAAATCCTTATCGTTCTGAAGACCCTGTACCAACACCTCTTTG ATACGTCCATAGGTGAAAAGAAAATATCTGCTGTATTAGGAGACCAGATATGGGAGGAGATGTCAGACTGCATCATCCATGAATGCTTATTGTATTCAATACCAACTAACAGCAGTCAGCTAGCAGCTTATGATACG GTTATCAAAGAAACTGAGGATTTTGAAAATCAGTTGAAAGAAATGGGTTATCTCTGTGGTGACTCCACAGATCTCTTGAAGTATGCAAGAAATGTCAACTGCCATTTTGCTAGCAAAAAATGCCAAGATGTCATAGTAGCTGCCCGCAAACTCATGACGGCAGAGATGCACAATACTGTTAAA ATCTCTCCAGATTTCAAACTTGCCATCCCCAAAATGCCGAGCCCAGGTGGGGGAAGCAGAGAGAAACAGGAGGGGAAGAGGGGTGGCCAGGGTGATCAGCAGATCTTGAAGAATGAGAAACAGCTGGCCCAGCGCATGCTGTGTTTACCTGTGTGCCGCATCAGTGAATCGGTGCAGCAGTTAATGGAACTGGCAATAAAAACCCTGTCTGAGGCAGTGGGTAGCTCCCCCCAGTG TGCTGTCCAGCTTTTCTACACAACCCGAAATATTTTTCACCTTTTCTATGATGTTGTGCCTACATACCACAA gGACAACTTACTTAAATTCCCTCACTTAGCTGCCATCCAACACAACAACTGCATGTTCCTTGCCCACCATCTGTTGACACTTGGACACCAGTTCAGACCACATCTTCCCTTGAAAGACGGAGTGGCCTATTTTGTTGACTTGGTCCCAGGCTTTAGAAAATTGG GTGCTCAGTGTTTTGTGGCACAGATGAATGTCCAAAAGGCAGAGATGTTGGAGAGACTGTCTACTGCTAGAAATTTCTCAAATTTGGATGATGAAGACAATTACTCTGCAGCCAGCAAGGCAGTCAGACAG GTCATACACCAACTGAAGCGACTGGGAAAAGTCTGGCAGGATGTCTTACCAGTGAATATATATTGCAAGTCCATGGGAACACTCCTAAATACAGCAATATCTGAACTAATCACCAAAATCATGATGTTAGAG GACATCTCCACTGAGGATGGAGAGCGTCTGCACACGCTCTGTCAGACGATCATAGAGGAGGGACCATTAGTATTCACGCCATTGCCAGAGGAGAACAAGAACAAGAAATACCAAGAGGAAGTCCCTGTATATGTGAAGAAATGGATGACCTTTAAAGAACTCTCTGTAGTATTGCACGCCAGCCTGCAAGAGATCGTGGACAG GTGGGCTGAGGGTAAGGGGCCACTTGCTCAGGAGTTCACTAGTAACGAAATGAAGAGTCTGATTCGGGCTCTGTTCCAGAACACGGACAGACGAGCTGTAGCCCTcaccaaaattaaataa